The following coding sequences are from one Heptranchias perlo isolate sHepPer1 chromosome 13, sHepPer1.hap1, whole genome shotgun sequence window:
- the LOC137331182 gene encoding uncharacterized protein produces the protein MPVIHALRERRPTLVGSAVLLAGGYALYRLWRRLMASRGKEESKENVYETQRALSEYLQFHFGSLQDMSLYVTDPVVIQNFPQRCAEECAKHFTQQSGVPSRALDVGCAVGRASFELARVFQEVVGIDFSLSFVNACNQLKEKGQLPYCATTEGDLSTQHTAVVPTDIDRSRCLFRHGDACNLPTDLGSFGCVLAGNLICRLPDPFAFFHSLPGLVAPGGILVITSPYTWLEEFTPKSRWLGGYRDDSGKEVRGFDTMKRVFSPHFELVAEKNVPIVIRETARKHQWTVAHMTIWRRGTF, from the exons ATGCCTGTGATACACGCACTGAGGGAGAGGAGGCCCACGCTGGTCGGGTCTGCAGTCCTGCTCGCCGGCGGCTACGCCTTGTACCGTTTGTGGAGACGCCTCATGGCCTCAAGAGGAAAGGAGGAGTCGAAGGAGAACGTGTATGAAACACAGCGAGCCCTGAGTGAGTACCTCCAATTCCACTTCGGCTCGTTGCAGGACATGTCGCTGTACGTCACTGACCCAGTCGTTATCCAGAACTTCCCGCAGAGGTGTGCGGAGGAGTGCGCTAAACATTTCACCCAACAG AGTGGTGTTCCCAGCCGAGCCCTGGACGTCGGTTGTGCTGTGGGCAGAGCCTCGTTTGAACTGGCACGGGTATTTCAGGAGGTGGTGGGTATTGACTTCAGCCTCTCATTTGTGAACGCCTGCAACCAACTGAAAGAAAAAGGCCAGCTCCCTTACTGTGCCACGACTGAAGGAGACTTGAGCACTCAGCACACTGCTGTGGTACCCACGGACATT GACCGGAGTCGGTGCCTCTTCAGGCACGGCGATGCCTGCAATCTGCCTACAGATCTGGGATCCTTTGGCTGTGTCCTGGCAGGGAACTTGATCTGTCGCCTACCTGACCCCTTTGCGTTCTTCCACTCACTGCCAGGGCTAGTGGCTCCGGGCGGAATTCTTGTCATTACATCACCCTACACCTGGCTGGAGGAGTTCACACCAAAG TCACGGTGGCTGGGTGGGTACAGGGATGACTCCGGCAAGGAGGTGCGAGGGTTTGACACGATGAAGCGAGTCTTCTCTCCGCACTTTGAGCTGGTGGCCGAGAAGAATGTGCCCATCGTGATCCGGGAGACAGCACGCAAGCACCAGTGGACGGTGGCTCACATGACCATATGGAGAAGGGGAACCTTCTAG